Proteins from a genomic interval of Paenibacillus sp. FSL R5-0623:
- a CDS encoding DUF4173 domain-containing protein, translated as MIDKIMASPQRALITLLSAWMLAIIHQYLFYGNEIGVSYPIFVILFYVFMYLFARDRMRSFKLIDAFVAAVVLLLSLTFLLCDNELLYVLNFLVIPGVVILHMTYLMGRKQKQWWEIGLIGTAIDHLLPQAIRHWGTVAAIAVRARARGMGKSQKTVVFKVLIGLVASLPILIVVVALLSSADGVFDQYLAGFPEWLNQLAFTPGIPRIIWIVIAGVLLFGYVWGFVQPMQYEAEKRANAHWKNGAASTVDKRDHTYIFSPVDPATEGQVTNKITPESERTPVHREPFRLDPIIVGTMLIVINCVYVLFVLVQFSYLFGAGEGHLPVDLSYADYARSGFAELILVTGINFFILIVALQYTRSSGKAGSIVHQVLLLILVSCSAIMLYSAFMRLNLYEQAYGYTYIRFLVHAFMIFLALLLLIAGLRIRYTSIPLIRWYIVLALTAYVAVNYVGMDKRIAELNIERYHQTGNIDATYLASLSADAVPLLHEFALEEYPDLKREMLERQAYLDMDTSDRSWPSYNVARHRAELELSKLRTE; from the coding sequence ATGATTGATAAAATAATGGCTTCACCGCAACGCGCTCTAATCACGCTACTGTCTGCATGGATGCTGGCGATCATTCACCAGTATTTATTCTATGGTAATGAGATTGGCGTATCGTATCCTATCTTTGTAATTCTCTTTTATGTGTTCATGTATCTGTTTGCAAGGGACCGCATGAGGTCTTTCAAGTTAATTGATGCTTTTGTAGCGGCTGTAGTGCTATTGTTGTCGCTAACGTTCCTGTTATGCGACAATGAACTGCTGTATGTTCTTAATTTTCTGGTCATACCTGGCGTAGTTATCTTACATATGACGTATCTGATGGGCAGAAAACAGAAGCAGTGGTGGGAGATTGGCTTGATTGGTACGGCTATTGACCACTTGCTGCCTCAAGCCATACGTCATTGGGGGACTGTTGCTGCTATTGCTGTGAGAGCACGCGCGCGTGGCATGGGCAAATCCCAGAAAACAGTTGTTTTCAAAGTACTCATTGGTCTTGTGGCGTCCTTGCCTATCCTCATTGTAGTCGTTGCATTACTGTCCTCTGCTGACGGGGTCTTTGATCAGTATTTAGCCGGTTTTCCGGAGTGGCTGAATCAATTGGCTTTTACTCCAGGGATACCGAGAATCATCTGGATTGTCATCGCAGGTGTATTGCTGTTCGGTTATGTATGGGGATTTGTACAGCCAATGCAATATGAGGCAGAGAAGAGAGCGAACGCACATTGGAAAAATGGAGCAGCATCCACGGTTGATAAGCGTGATCACACCTATATATTCTCTCCTGTGGACCCGGCCACTGAAGGTCAGGTTACCAATAAGATTACACCCGAGTCCGAACGCACTCCGGTTCATCGGGAACCATTCAGATTGGACCCCATCATTGTGGGGACGATGCTGATTGTCATTAACTGTGTGTACGTTTTGTTTGTTCTTGTACAGTTTTCGTATCTGTTTGGTGCAGGAGAGGGGCATCTTCCGGTAGATCTGTCTTACGCAGATTATGCGAGAAGTGGATTCGCAGAGTTAATTCTCGTCACAGGTATTAACTTCTTTATTCTTATTGTTGCTTTGCAGTATACCCGTTCGAGTGGCAAAGCGGGTTCCATCGTGCATCAGGTACTTCTCCTGATTCTGGTCAGTTGTTCAGCAATTATGTTGTATTCCGCGTTTATGCGCCTAAATCTGTATGAGCAGGCATATGGATATACGTACATCCGCTTCCTGGTACACGCATTCATGATCTTCCTCGCGCTCCTGTTGCTGATTGCCGGCCTTCGTATACGGTACACATCAATACCGCTGATTCGCTGGTATATTGTGCTGGCGCTCACAGCTTATGTTGCAGTCAACTATGTGGGCATGGATAAACGGATTGCCGAGCTGAATATTGAACGTTATCATCAGACTGGCAATATTGATGCAACCTATCTGGCGAGTCTGTCAGCAGATGCAGTTCCGTTACTTCATGAGTTTGCTCTGGAGGAGTATCCGGATCTCAAGAGGGAAATGCTGGAACGTCAAGCATATCTGGATATGGATACATCAGATCGTTCCTGGCCTTCTTATAACGTGGCAAGACACCGAGCTGAGCTAGAGTTGTCCAAATTGAGAACGGAATAG